Proteins from a single region of Macaca nemestrina isolate mMacNem1 chromosome 13, mMacNem.hap1, whole genome shotgun sequence:
- the LOC105465088 gene encoding B-cell lymphoma/leukemia 11A isoform X8: MNFPLGDILIFIEHKRKQCNGSLCLEKAVDKPPSPSPIEMKKASNPVEVGIQVTPEDDDCLSTSSRGICPKQEHIADKLLHWRGLSSPRSAHGALIPTPGMSAEYAPQGICKDEPSSYTCTTCKQPFTSAWFLLQHAQNTHGLRIYLESEHGSPLTPRVGIPSGLGAECPSQPPLHGIHIADNNPFNLLRIPGSVSREASGLAEGRFPPTPPLFSPPPRHHLDPHRIERLGAEEMALATHHPSAFDRVLRLNPMAMEPPAMDFSRRLRELAGNTSSPPLSPGRPSPMQRLLQPFQPGSKPPFLATPPLPPLQSAPPPSQPPVKSKSCEFCGKTFKFQSNLVVHRRSHTGEKPYKCNLCDHACTQASKLKRHMKTHMHKSSPMTVKSDDGLSTASSPEPGTSDLVGSASSALKSVVAKFKSENDPNLIPENGDEEEEEDDEEEEEEEEEEEEELTESERVDYGFGLSLEAARHHENSSRGAVVGVGDESRALPDVMQGMVLSSMQHFSEAFHQVLGEKHKRGHLAEAEGHRDTCDEDSVAGESDRIDDGTVNGRGCSPGESASGGLSKKLLLGSPSSLSPFSKRIKLEKEFDLPPAAMPNTENVYSQWLAGYAASRQLKDPFLSFGDSRQSPFASSSEHSSENGSLRFSTPPGELDGGISGRSGTGSGGSTPHISGPGPGRPSSKEGRRSDTCEYCGKVFKNCSNLTVHRRSHTGERPYKCELCNYACAQSSKLTRHMKTHGQVGKDVYKCEICKMPFSVYSTLEKHMKKWHSDRVLNNDIKTE, encoded by the exons ATAAACTTCTGCACTGGAGGGGCCTCTCCTCCCCTCGTTCTGCACATGGAGCTCTAATCCCCACGCCCGGGATGAGTGCAGAATATGCCCCGCAGGGTATTT GTAAAGATGAGCCCAGCAGCTACACATGTACAACTTGCAAACAGCCATTCACCAGTGCATGGTTTCTCTTGCAACACGCACAGAACACTCATGGATTAAGAATCTACTTAGAAAGCGAACACGGAAGTCCCCTGACCCCGCGGGTTGGTATCCCTTCAGGACTAGGTGCAGAATGTCCTTCCCAGCCACCTCTCCATGGGATTCATATTGCAGACAATAACCCCTTTAACCTGCTAAGAATACCAGGATCAGTATCGAGAGAGGCTTCCGGCCTGGCAGAAGGGCGCTTTCCACCCACTCCCCCCCTGTTTAGTCCACCACCGAGACATCACTTGGACCCCCACCGCATAGAGCGCCTGGGGGCGGAAGAGATGGCCCTGGCCACCCATCACCCGAGTGCCTTTGACAGGGTGCTGCGGTTGAATCCAATGGCTATGGAGCCTCCCGCCATGGATTTCTCTAGGAGACTTAGAGAGCTGGCAGGGAACACGTCTAGCCCACCGCTGTCCCCAGGCCGGCCCAGCCCTATGCAAAGGTTACTGCAACCATTCCAGCCAGGTAGCAAGCCGCCCTTCCTGGCGACGccccccctccctcctctgcaatccgcccctcctccctcccagcccccGGTCAAGTCCAAGTCATGCGAGTTCTGCGGCAAGACGTTCAAATTTCAGAGCAACCTGGTGGTGCACCGGCGCAGCCACACGGGCGAGAAGCCCTACAAGTGCAACCTGTGCGACCACGCGTGCACCCAGGCCAGCAAGCTGAAGCGTCACATGAAGACGCACATGCACAAATCATCCCCCATGACGGTCAAGTCCGACGACGGTCTCTCTACCGCCAGCTCCCCGGAACCCGGCACCAGCGACCTGGTGGGCAGCGCCAGCAGCGCGCTCAAGTCCGTGGTGGCCAAGTTCAAGAGCGAGAACGACCCCAACCTGATCCCGGAGAACggggatgaggaggaagaggaggacgacgaggaagaggaagaagaggaggaagaggaggaggaggagctgacGGAGAGCGAGAGGGTGGACTACGGCTTCGGGCTGAGCCTGGAGGCGGCGCGCCACCACGAGAACAGCTCGcggggcgcggtggtgggcgtgGGCGACGAGAGCCGCGCCCTGCCCGACGTCATGCAGGGCATGGTGCTCAGCTCCATGCAGCACTTCAGCGAGGCCTTCCACCAGGTCCTGGGCGAGAAGCATAAGCGCGGCCACCTGGCCGAGGCCGAGGGCCACAGGGACACTTGCGACGAAGACTCGGTGGCCGGCGAGTCGGACCGCATAGACGATGGCACTGTTAACGGCCGTGGCTGCTCCCCGGGCGAGTCGGCCTCGGGGGGCCTGTCCAAAAAGCTGCTGCTGGGCAGCCCCAGCTCGCTGAGCCCCTTCTCTAAGCGCATCAAGCTCGAGAAGGAGTTCGACCTGCCCCCGGCAGCGATGCCCAACACGGAGAACGTGTACTCGCAGTGGCTCGCCGGCTACGCGGCCTCCAGGCAGCTCAAAGATCCCTTCCTTAGCTTCGGAGACTCCAGACAATCGCCTTTTGCCTCCTCGTCGGAGCACTCCTCGGAGAACGGGAGCTTGCGCTTCTCCACACCGCCCGGGGAGCTGGACGGAGGGATCTCGGGGCGCAGCGGCACGGGAAGTGGAGGGAGCACGCCCCATATTAGTGGTCCGGGCCCGGGCAGGCCCAGCTCAAAAGAGGGCAGACGCAGCGACACTTGTGAGTACTGTGGGAAAGTCTTCAAGAACTGTAGCAATCTCACTGTCCACAGGAGAAGCCACACGGGCGAAAGGCCTTATAAATGCGAGCTGTGCAACTATGCCTGTGCCCAGAGTAGCAAGCTCACCAGGCACATGAAAACGCATGGCCAGGTGGGGAAGGACGTTTACAAATGTGAAATTTGTAAGATGCCTTTTAGCGTGTACAGTACCCTggagaaacacatgaaaaaatggcaCAGTGATCGAGTGTTGAATAATGATATAAAAACTGAATAG